aaggttggttcagtatATAAAGGTCAGTTAATGTAATTCACTCTTactagattaaaagacaaaacccACATGGAAATCTCAATTGGcagagaaaaaacatttgacaaaacttGGCACCCTTTCATGATAGAAACACTTGACAAACTGGGATTAGAAGGGATCTTCCTTACGCTGATATATAGCGCGTttgtgaaaaacccacagctaatatcatacttaatggtaaaagactgaaagctttctcttAAGatccagaacaagacaaggatgtctagcTCTTACCACTTCCagtcaacattgtactagagggTCTGGCCAgtgcagttaggcaagaaaaagaaataaaagacatccagataagaaagaaaaaaagtaaaattatctctgttcacagacaacatgatcttatatataggaaatcctaaggaatccacaaaaAAGCTATTAGTACTAAATAGTAAGTTCGGCAaccagttgtatttctatatgctagcagtgaataatctgaaaatgaaaaaatttctgCATATTatagtatcaaaaagaaaatacttagggGAGTAAGTTTAACAAAAGTAATGTAAAACTTGtacatttaaaacaaatacatgttaaaagaaattaaagaaaattaaataaatggaaagacatcctataGTCATGGATCAAAAGACTTAATAGTACTATTGTTAGGATGCAGTGCTCTACAGATTCATCCCAGCCTCTATGAACATTTCGGGTGTCTggcaagctgatcctaaaattcatatggaaaatgcCAGGGTCCCAGAGTAGCCAAAACAACCTGGAAAAGGAAGGACAAAGtaggaggactcacacttcctgattttacttctgcaaagctacagtaatcaagatggtgttATACTTGCTACTAGCTCAAAGGAATAGAATTTAGAGTACAGGCATAAACCTTTATgtttatggtcagttgattttctaTGAAGATATTAATGCAGTTCAGTGGGGGAAATAGTTTTTTTCAACAGTAGTGCTGGGAcagtggatatccacatgcaacaGAATGACGTTGGAGCTCCACTTTACCCCATGTACAAgagttaattcaaaatggatcaaaggtcTACATGTAATAGCTAACACTGTaaaactcctaaaaaaaaaaggaataaatctttgtgaccttggactagACAATAATTTGTTGCATATGACACCAAagacacaagcaacaaaataaaaaaatagatgttggattttattaaaatttttaaaaattgtgcttcAAAATAAAcaccatcgggcttccctggtggcgcagtggttgagagtccgcctgctgatgcaggggacacgggttcgtgcccctgtccgggaagatcacacgtgccgcggagcggctaggcccgtgagccatggccgcttggcctgcgcgtccagagcctgtgctccgcaatgggagaggccacaacagtgagaggcccgtgtaccgcaaaacaaaaaaacaagaaaacaaaacaccatcAACTAAGGGaagagacaacccacagaatgggagaaaatgtttgcaaagtaTATATATGATAAGGAACTTCtgtccagaatatacaaaggactcttacaactcaataataaaaagacaagtaacccaattataaaatgggcaaaggatttgaatgggTAtgtctctgaagaagacatacaaatggccaacaagcatgtgacaagatgctcaatatcattaatcactACCACagtgattaatgatattgagcaaaatcagaactacagtgagataGCATTTCACATCTACTAAGacaactataataaaaaatatgggCAGTACTAGAACCCTCAGactttgctggtaggaatgtaaaatggtgtagttgCTTTGGAAAACTGGCAGTTTCTCCAAACATTAAAGAGagagagttaccatgtgacccagaatCCACTcatagatatatacccaagagaactgaaaataaatgtagacacaaaaacttgtacacaaatgttcattatttataatagctcaaatgtggaaataacacaaatgtccatcagcagatgaatggaaagaaactgtggtatatccatacaatggaatattatttgtcaataaaaagaaaagaagttctgGTACATGGTACAgtgtggataaaccttgaaagcattgtgctaggtggaaaaaaagacaaaaaatgccacatattgtgtgattctgtTGATATGAAGTAGAACACGtgaatccatagagacagaaggtaggttggtagttaccaggggctgaggaatGGTGGCTAATGGATTGGATATAGGTTTTATGGTGGTGGtaggaggtgatgaaaatgttctggaattaggttGCGGTGATGGTCAcacaattttgtgaatatattaaagaCAACTGAATCTTAAAAGTCCTATCACAGTCtttattgaaaaatttaaaatgtcagtgtGCCACAGGAAGAGGAATCTTTATTGCTTTTAActgtcttccttttcaaaatcagGGTTTGAAAGTTGCTTCCTCCTCAGATTTCAAGCAAGCCGCATCCTCTTACTTCTGTCTTGTGAAGGTACTATCAATACTACAATCACAGAGAAGTGCTTCTTGGATTCCATCAATACTgattcaaatttaatttaaaaaatgtatttcaaattatttcaaaaatgaaatatgaaactGAATACACTCTTAGATGTATTATTATTTATCAGATTTTCCACACTGTGGGATACTATACATTAACTTATGTTTCCAAGTTACCTCATTTTGTACATGCCTTGGAATCAAGTCTTTCATgtcatttcattgtatatattcaGACAGTCATCAAACATTTCACTGAATAGGAAGGTGGTAGCTGGCAATGCTTTAaaagcaataacaaaaacaacaggtGTCCTCTGTCATAAAGTTGTCCAAGTGAGGACCCTACATTTCCAGGGTAGATGAGGATATTCTCGATACAAAGTAACCAAAACCAAGTTCAGAAGGAAATTGGATCCTGGGGTGATAGGACTGTAACTGTTATCCATAAATCctcaatttaaaattctgttatcagagtgtcttcatttttctcattgacTGCCGTTTTAATAAGAAAAGGATGTAAATTTGATCCTACATAGTAAATATATGCTAATTGTTTTTACTGCTTCATATATTGGGGTTCTGCATATGataccatttaaattttattcatttgggaTCCCAGAGATCTTTCTTAACATACTAAGTTTCCTATTCCATTTTGACTTCAGTCTCATTCCCCAGGGATGTTCTGAAAGCATTCCCCCCCACAACAGAAATCCAACAGTGAAGGGGAAGCTTCcagccaaaaaaatatttactgactttAAATAGATCATATCTTTTTTCTGAGGCTTCCATCTCAGAGATTGCACTGCACAGGTATTGTTGGCTGGATCGTAAGACTATTTGTTGTTGTGCCCAATATAAATACTTTAGTTGCTATTTCATGAGTGGTATTTGGAAAATGATACATATCCTTATTTTCATCTGTTCTTGCGTATGCAGCAACTGAGGTGCGTGTGTGGGACTTCATCAGAAGCAGGGTTGAATAGGGCGTGTGTCATTAGATCGTCTCTGTCTGTGCCAAAACCTTTGTGGGTACTCTCGTGTAAGCTAAGTGGAAGGGACCACCGGCAGGGTTATGAGAAGCAAGTGTTGCAGAGGTGGGGGCAGGAGACAGTGAAAGGATCCCATAAGGATGACTGAATGCCTGATGCGTATGGAGATTTATTAACACACGTTGGAATCTGTTGTTCAGAACAAGTCATGTGTCCATTCTGTTCTCTTTGTAGGTGATCATGGAGGAAGCACTTTACTCCCCCCGAATGTCACAAATGAATTTCCAGAATATGGGACCATGGAGGAAAGTGGAGAAGGCCTAAGAGCCTCTCTCAAGTTTGATGCCGAGTCTCTGCCGTGCTGCCCTCAGGTGCAGCAGAGGGTCCAGTCTCTTGCTGGCCATCCCTCTGGGCTTCTCAGTGTTACCGGAGGACCAAAAGATGTCAGAGAGGTCCCCTCTCAGAGTCATCTCAAGGAACAGAGTTTACAACCCATTGACTCTTTGATTTCAGCTCTGAAAGCCACAGAAGCCAGAATAGTTTCAGGAACATTGCAGGCTACAAAGGTACTGGATGGAGATGCGGTTTCTACTTTTTTAGTTCAGCAGGTGGAACAAGAGCCAGACCCTGCCAGTCATAAAACACAGAGAGCCAACACACTGTTCCCTGCTGGCCGAGAAAAGTCACCCGATATACCTCTTTCAGCTGAAGTTACGACTGAGGAAGGTTTTTATTTGAGCATCCAGGAGGACCTGACTGCACTATTAACTGGAGGAACTCAAGCAGAGCTTTCCCTAAGAGCTAATAATGGGAGAAAGGGGGCTGTCCATGTGCAGGAGCCAGCTTGTCCAGCATCCTCCGTGGGGAGCCCCGTGACCCACAGCTCAGTGGGAAGTGCTGGTTTATTGAGAGAGAGGAGATCTGATCAGGGGAGAGAGCACCCAGAGCAATGTGGTCGAGGCAGCTCCTCAGGACGCCCAGGCCAGGTCAAACATGTGGAATTTCAAGGGGTGGAAATATTGTGGAcaggaggggagaaaagagggaCATGGCAACCTGTGGATTTTCAGACATCATTGGAAAGGACAACCCCTCCTGAAAGCAAAGAGTTTTCTAAAGTGCCAAGCCATCTCATCTCATCTGCTGGTTTGTGTGATTCAGCTGGTTTAACTGAGAGTGTTTGGGATGACACCTGGAGAGCTCCTTCAGAGAGGCTGGCCACTGGCTCAGGGCCATTTCTGCCTGAGCCTCTTCATGAGAGTGGAGAGGATGAAGTCTTCCTAAGGGAAAACAAGGAACATCTTGAGACGAAACCTGAAttggagagagacagggaaaggtGAGCTCGCATAGTATCCTGCTGTCTGTGATGCCAGTGAGAACTCGATTCACAATATCCTGGGTCCTTGTTTAccacagaatggaagagaagTGACTGTAAGCTATGTTGCTTCTAAGGTTCCGAGATGTTAAAGTGGTCTTATTATAAAGTTGTCCATATGGGGAGACTGTGAACTCTAAACTAGGTGACTCCATTTCTGATGTTTTATTGTATTTGACAGGTTGCAACTTCTCCAACATCAAGGTAACTAAATACCCCACGATTATCTTTAACAATGTGGAAAGGTTTGAACTCTTTTTGACATCCTGTAGTCATTACATCCTGACTCAGGCATTTCTTCTGGGTGCAGCACCGTTGCCTGCATACAGCCTTATACATGTAGGAACACAGAGGCTGGCTCAGTTTTCTAGATTGAAAGAGATCAGGAGGTCAGAATTCAGTTCTTCCATGACACTCACATGGGTCTCCCTTCTCACAAGCAGCATGTTTTGATTACAGCCCTGATGAGTAAACTTGGCATCATATGGTATTTCCTGGTCTCTCCCTACATTTCTGGCATCCATACCAGCTGTGAGACTGGAAAAATGGAAGCCATACCCGTCTGTCTTCACTTCCTTTGCTTGTAGTCTGACTGTAGAGTGTTCCTCTTGGCAAAGTCATTTCAAATGTGTGCCGTCTTGTCAGTCCTCCACCTGTGGTAGTTCACATGGGAAAACATCTGTGTCATGCCtgaagggttttgtttgtttggtgtaAGGAGATGCCGTTTTCTCCACAGTTAACTAACAGATCCACGAAGAGATGCTCCTTTAGGATGGCTGTCAGGACTCCTCTCCCTCCCGTCCCCATCCCCCCTACACAGAAAATCTCCAGACTCCCCTCAAAAGGAGCCCTGATATGTGGTACATGGCTCGGTAATTATATTCCCACTGGGGTATGCACTTCTGTGCCTGTGCAGATTATTAAttcattcctcctttcctcccgccctccttcccttcctgtcctTTCACAAATGGTTTTCAGTTGTCTGCTCTGTCCTTGATACGGCTAGAGATGCTGGGCATAAAGGAATGTTCAAAATAGACATggccctgggaattccctggcagtccagtggttaggactctgtgcttccgctgcagggggcatgggttccattcttggttgggaaactaagatcatGCAAGCTGTGCGgtgagggcaaaaaaaaaaaaaaaaaacagtggaaaatAGACATGGCCTGAGGTCACTGACCTCATGGAATTTACTTCTGAAGATCAACACATTAATAATGCTGGGACCTCTAATTGTGCTGGGTTCCGTAAAGGAGAAGAAGGGAGACATACTAGAaagaatagttttgttttgttttaaagttttttttgacgtggaccatttttaatgtctttattgaatttgttacagtattgcttctgctTCACCTTTTGGCCCTTTGGCCCCGAggcgaggcacgtgggatcccagCTGCCCAGCCAGGGTTCAGACCCTCACCCCGGCATTGGAAcgcgaagtcccaaccactggaccgccagggaggtccctagaaAGAATAGTCTGAATGCAGGAGAGAGGCTGATTCGGTTGATGGCTTGGGGAAGGCCTTTCTGTGGAAGTGATAGTTACGCTGAGACTTCAGGAATGAATACGTGTTTGCCCAGCAGAGAATGGGGAGGaggatattccaggcagagggaaccacCTGGGCAAAGGAGGACTGCTTGTCGCTAATGGAGCATGCTTCCTGGACACTGCGAAGCAGAAGCCTCCAGGTGCCTTTTAAGATGTGACCCTCCGTCCGCCCTTCTCCCCGTGTGGCTggagcctgggggctgggggagggtgggaagtaGGTGAGCAGAGGTAGGGAGGGGCCTCATCCTGAGCTTCCTGTTTCACTGCAAGTGCCCTGAGGAGCCATTTAGAGGTAGAACCCAGAATAGTACTTGGTGTGGGGTAGAccttcagtaatttaaaaacagcaGAGACAACTGTACTGTTGAATGTGAATCCTGGTAATACCTAGAAATGTGGGTTACCTAccaggtagttttattcctatttctgttttgttcctgaGGCTGAGCTAGTAATTGGCACATCCAGATTCAGCTCCACGTTTTTCTGtctcttgtcttctttctcttactgagttttaaaattttatttagttattctaatgttcatttttaatatttgaagaacATGATgcatattaattaattaacgCCCCAGGTATATTAACTTGTACGTTTTTTGTAGGTTGTCACTGTTTTGGTTAGCCCTGTAGTAAACACGTTTGTtggctcttatttatttattttttcttttaaaaggtcGTTTACTGGCTGGCTGTTTCTGGACCTGAACTCTCTCTGCAGTCACCAGGGGACAGCCCTTGGATTATGGAATATTTATCTTCTTGAGGGCATTTGGTCTtatttaaatcagaaaatattaacagactgaTGAAAGTTTAGTGTATTTTTAGTCCATTAAGTTTACACAATATATTTATCTTCTAACAGGTCATTTACCTGTTAATGACCTCTTTCTGTTAAAATTAAGAATGATAGTAGCTGTTAATTTGGATTTGTGGAGTTTAGTTGGCTAGatgaaaattcattattttaacattttattgaaatattcttTGGACCTGATTCACATATTAGGAAATAGTTCAAAACTATATTAAATTATGTAGAGGGTAGCATAGCGTATGTATGCTAAAGAGTTCTTTCAGCCTGAATATGTTTCTATGAAATCTTCCTTCCCAAATGTATTGACATAAGCCCACTGAATACAAGTGTTAGCTCTATAGAATGTTCCCTTTTTTATATGattggaggggaaaaaataaccTGATATTGAAATTCGTCCGTTTTATGTGCTTTCCAGGATTCTTGAGCAAGAGGAGCACTTTCGGGCCAGAGATGATGATATCCTTGGGTCTGGTTGTGCAGAGGACTCCACTGATGTGTACAGCTCCCAGTTTGAAACCATTTTGGACAACACTTCTTTATACTACAGTGCTGAGTCCTTGGAGACTTTATATTCAGAGCCTGATAGCTATTTTAGCTTTGAAGTGCCCCTCACTCCAATGATACAACAGCGCATTAAAGAAGGTGGTCAGTTCCTGGAGAGGACATCAATGGGAGGACAGCAGGACGTCCTGAGCATCTCTGCAGATGGTGGAATAGTGATGGGCTATTCTGGTGGGATCACCAATGGGCTGAGTGGCTCCAGTAACTCCACCTACACGAAAGGCACCCCAGAGATTGCTTTCTGGGGAAGGTACTGGTCCCATTCTCTTAATTTTGTGCTTGTGGTTTTTgtagcagttttttttttggaaatctgAGTGTGGAACATATTTGAAAAGCATTTGGCTGGTTTCTGTGGATATAAGTGAATGATGTGAGTGAAAAGTAATTTGGGTTTTGGGGGCAGGTAGAGTACAATTTAGTGGTTTGCCAAATTGGCAACCTGTGGACATTCTATTTGGCAGTATTTCTTGTATTACCATATGTAAATTGGATCCTGAACAAATACTTGTGGGTGATGAGTATGTATTAGGTCCCATGATGCAGCTTTGGTAGCAGTGGCCTGGTGCTGGGAAAAGGACACTGGGAGATCTTGGCTTTCATTCTGCCACTGGCATTGGTTGATTACTTGGGGCAGGTTGTTTGATTAGGCCAGAGACTCCTTGATTGTAA
The Globicephala melas chromosome 21, mGloMel1.2, whole genome shotgun sequence genome window above contains:
- the PSD3 gene encoding PH and SEC7 domain-containing protein 3 isoform X7: MGNCWSYSNLCDHGGSTLLPPNVTNEFPEYGTMEESGEGLRASLKFDAESLPCCPQVQQRVQSLAGHPSGLLSVTGGPKDVREVPSQSHLKEQSLQPIDSLISALKATEARIVSGTLQATKVLDGDAVSTFLVQQVEQEPDPASHKTQRANTLFPAGREKSPDIPLSAEVTTEEGFYLSIQEDLTALLTGGTQAELSLRANNGRKGAVHVQEPACPASSVGSPVTHSSVGSAGLLRERRSDQGREHPEQCGRGSSSGRPGQVKHVEFQGVEILWTGGEKRGTWQPVDFQTSLERTTPPESKEFSKVPSHLISSAGLCDSAGLTESVWDDTWRAPSERLATGSGPFLPEPLHESGEDEVFLRENKEHLETKPELERDRERILEQEEHFRARDDDILGSGCAEDSTDVYSSQFETILDNTSLYYSAESLETLYSEPDSYFSFEVPLTPMIQQRIKEGGQFLERTSMGGQQDVLSISADGGIVMGYSGGITNGLSGSSNSTYTKGTPEIAFWGSNAGMKTTLLEAHSEMGSTEILEKETSGSLSNGTSSNVEAAKRLAKRLYQLDRFKRSDVAKHLGKNNEFSKLVAEEYLKFFDFTGMTLDQSLRYFFKAFSLVGETQERERILVHFSNRYFYCNPDTIASQDGVHCLTCAMMLLNTDLHGHVSVGV
- the PSD3 gene encoding PH and SEC7 domain-containing protein 3 isoform X6 — encoded protein: MGNCWSYSNLCDHGGSTLLPPNVTNEFPEYGTMEESGEGLRASLKFDAESLPCCPQVQQRVQSLAGHPSGLLSVTGGPKDVREVPSQSHLKEQSLQPIDSLISALKATEARIVSGTLQATKVLDGDAVSTFLVQQVEQEPDPASHKTQRANTLFPAGREKSPDIPLSAEVTTEEGFYLSIQEDLTALLTGGTQAELSLRANNGRKGAVHVQEPACPASSVGSPVTHSSVGSAGLLRERRSDQGREHPEQCGRGSSSGRPGQVKHVEFQGVEILWTGGEKRGTWQPVDFQTSLERTTPPESKEFSKVPSHLISSAGLCDSAGLTESVWDDTWRAPSERLATGSGPFLPEPLHESGEDEVFLRENKEHLETKPELERDRERILEQEEHFRARDDDILGSGCAEDSTDVYSSQFETILDNTSLYYSAESLETLYSEPDSYFSFEVPLTPMIQQRIKEGGQFLERTSMGGQQDVLSISADGGIVMGYSGGITNGLSGSSNSTYTKGTPEIAFWGSNAGMKTTLLEAHSEMGSTEILEKETSGSLSNGTSSNVEAAKRLAKRLYQLDRFKRSDVAKHLGKNNEFSKLVAEEYLKFFDFTGMTLDQSLRYFFKAFSLVGETQERERILVHFSNRYFYCNPDTIASQDGVHCLTCAMMLLNTDLHGHNIGKKMTCQEFIANLQGVDEGGDFSKDLLKALYNSIKNEKLEWAVDDEEKKKSPSEGTDEKANGTHPKTISRIGSTTNPFLDIPHDPNAAVYKSGFLARKIHADMDGKKTPRGKRGWKTFYAVLKGTVLYLQKDEYKPEKALSEEDLKNAVSVHHALASRATDYEKKPNVLKLKTADWRVLLFQAQSPEEMQGWINKINCVAAVFSAPPFPAAIGSQKKFSRPLLPATTTKLSQEEQLKSHESKLRQITTELAEHRSYPPDKKVKAKEVDEYKLKDHYLEFEVC